The DNA region CCGTCTCGCCTGCTGGGAATCGACCAGTCGGTAATCGATCCGGCGCGGTTTCTTCATCGCTTGGAGGATGGCATTTTTGTTGATCTCGTGAAACTCCACGCGCTCGATGTTGCGATTGCTCGGGCGCAACAGCGACTCCAAGTGAAACGCAATCGCTTCGCCTTCGCGGTCGGGGTCGGTACTCAAAATGATCCGGTCGGCCGACTTGGCCAAGGCGCGCAGTTCGCGGACGACGGTTGATTTTTCTTTTAATACTTCGTATTGCGGCTCAAATTGCTTCTCGATCTCCACGCCCAGCCCGCTTTTGGGCAGGTCGCGCACGTGGCCCATCGAGGCTTTGACAATATAGTCGCTTCCCAGATAGGAATTAATCGTTTTCGCTTTTGCGGGGGATTCTACAATCACCAGATGTTTTGCCAACGTCCACACAACATCCTTTCTCGAACAAACATTCTCCCCCCAGTATACCATGCGTTGCGAAAAAAGCTGTTGCATTTTTCCGAGGGGCAGAGTAGAATACAAACAAATTCCAGATCGCAAGGCGTTGATGAAGAAGAGTAAGCATCATGGACACTGCAGAGAGCTGACGGTTGGTGCGAGTCAGTGTGAAAATGATGCTGAATGGGCTTCGGAGCCTCCAGACCGAAACGCGAGGAGTAGGCTTTGGCGGAGATGTCTCACCGATACAAGAGACTAGGTATTGCAGTTGAGTACCGAATAAGTGAGTTTGCGCTTTTGGCGCAGGCTAATAAAGGTGGCACCACGGGTTCTTCGTCCTTTTCGGATGGAGGCCCTTTTTTATTTGGCAAAAGGAGTGATGGCGCATGAGCGATGGCTGGTGGCAAACGAATCGACACACGCAAACAATCACATTATGGAGGGATTTTGATGGCTAAACAAATCGTAACTTCAGGGATTCGCCCGACGGGGCAGTTGCATCTGGGCAACTATTATGGCGCGATGCAAAACATTCAGCGTTTGCAGGACAACTACCAGGCTTATTTTTTCATCGTGGATCTGCACTCGCTGACTACCCATCCCAAAGGCGAGCACCTGCGCCGGCATGTGATCGGCGTGGCGAAAGATTATCTGGCCGCCGGGCTGGATCCGAACGTCTCAACACTGTATGCGCAGAGTTCGATCGCGGATGACATCTGTGAGCTGCATACCTATTTGAGCATGGTCATGCCACTCGGGGAGCTCTTGCGCTGCCCAACTTTTAAAGAGAAAGCGAAAAAGCACCCGGACAATGTCAATTACGGGCTGGTCGGCTATCCGGTGTTGATGGCGGCCGACGTGCTGATTCACAAAGGCACGGTCGTGCCGGTCGGCGAAGATCAGGTGGTGCATTTGGAGATGGCGCGCACCATCGTCCGCCGCTTTAATCAGCTGTACGGGAATGTCTTTCCCGAGCCGCAGCCGCTGGTGGAAAATGCGGTGCGCATCCCGTCCCTGTCCGGTCAAGGCAAAATGAGCAAATCGGATGCGGACGACACCTCGATCTCGATGCAGGATGAGACGGACGCGATCCACAGCAAGGTCAAAAAGGCGTTCTCCGACCCCGAGCGCGTTTACAAACACCTCCCCGGGCATCCGACTGTCGAAGGCTGCAACGTGTATCATCTGCACAGCTTTTTTACAAAAGAGGATCTGCTCAACAGCATCGCCGAACAGTGCCGCCAAGCTGCGATCGGCTGTGTCGAGTGCAAAAAACACCTGGCCGGCTCGCTGAGTTCGCTCGTGGAACCGTTCCGTGAGCGGCGCGATCAGATCTCGGACGACGATGTGATCGAGGTGCTTAAAGGCGGACAGTTAAAAGCAAAGGCTTCTTCGGAAAAAGTGATCACAGAAGTGCGGGAAGCGATGGGGCTGCGGATGTTTTGATCGGCATACAAAAAGACTCTATCTCGTATGAGATAGAGTCTTTTCTATCGCTCTGGTAGTTCTTCGCTCCGCTGCGAACGCGGCACTTATTCTATGTACTCAAAGAGTATGCAAAAAGACCCAATCTCATAAGATCGGGCCTTTCTCTTTGCCTAGCGACGTCCTACTCTCCCAGGACCCTGCGGTCCAAGTACCATCGGCTCTGCAGAGCTTAACTTCTGTGTTCGGGATGGGAACAGGTG from Tumebacillus sp. BK434 includes:
- the trpS gene encoding tryptophan--tRNA ligase; this translates as MAKQIVTSGIRPTGQLHLGNYYGAMQNIQRLQDNYQAYFFIVDLHSLTTHPKGEHLRRHVIGVAKDYLAAGLDPNVSTLYAQSSIADDICELHTYLSMVMPLGELLRCPTFKEKAKKHPDNVNYGLVGYPVLMAADVLIHKGTVVPVGEDQVVHLEMARTIVRRFNQLYGNVFPEPQPLVENAVRIPSLSGQGKMSKSDADDTSISMQDETDAIHSKVKKAFSDPERVYKHLPGHPTVEGCNVYHLHSFFTKEDLLNSIAEQCRQAAIGCVECKKHLAGSLSSLVEPFRERRDQISDDDVIEVLKGGQLKAKASSEKVITEVREAMGLRMF